A single genomic interval of Pyramidobacter piscolens W5455 harbors:
- a CDS encoding polysaccharide deacetylase family protein, with amino-acid sequence MSEIEWKDGARCAALITVNLDAENFWLAVDPDVGERPKTLSMGQYGMDRGLPRLLDLLDELEVRATFFVPGSTAAAYAEKVKDVASRGHEIALRGCELLNWGLLPAERAAADMEKGAAVLENVVGAQPRGYRAPIAEFTLDTLRAARANGAVYSSNLSSDDRPFWLDLENGEKLLEIPVHWALYDLPYFAFNYHPPMPKGQGRIANSAQVFNNFREEFLGCAERGLCYVLQLDPQTACTPGRMPLLRGLLTEIKESGAAWLATGGEMYDYWSAVYPAK; translated from the coding sequence ATGTCTGAAATCGAGTGGAAGGACGGCGCCCGCTGCGCCGCTCTGATCACCGTCAACCTCGACGCCGAAAACTTCTGGCTGGCCGTCGATCCCGACGTCGGGGAGCGTCCCAAGACTCTGTCCATGGGGCAGTACGGCATGGACCGCGGCCTGCCGCGCCTGCTGGATCTGCTCGACGAGCTGGAGGTCAGGGCGACGTTTTTCGTGCCCGGCTCGACCGCCGCGGCCTACGCCGAAAAAGTGAAAGACGTCGCGTCCCGCGGACACGAGATCGCCCTGCGCGGCTGCGAACTGCTCAACTGGGGCCTGCTGCCCGCCGAACGGGCCGCGGCCGACATGGAAAAAGGCGCCGCCGTCCTCGAAAACGTCGTCGGCGCGCAGCCCAGAGGCTACCGCGCCCCCATCGCCGAGTTTACCCTCGACACCCTGCGCGCCGCCCGCGCCAACGGCGCCGTGTATTCCAGCAACCTCAGCAGCGACGACCGCCCCTTCTGGCTCGATCTGGAAAACGGCGAAAAACTACTGGAAATCCCCGTCCACTGGGCCCTTTACGACCTGCCGTACTTCGCCTTCAACTACCACCCGCCCATGCCGAAGGGGCAGGGGCGGATCGCCAACTCCGCTCAGGTCTTCAACAACTTCCGCGAAGAATTCCTCGGCTGCGCCGAGCGCGGCCTCTGTTACGTGCTCCAGCTCGACCCGCAGACCGCCTGCACGCCCGGGCGCATGCCGCTGCTGCGCGGGCTGCTGACGGAGATCAAGGAGAGCGGAGCGGCTTGGCTTGCCACCGGCGGCGAAATGTACGACTACTGGTCCGCCGTTTATCCCGCGAAGTAG
- a CDS encoding polysaccharide deacetylase family protein translates to MEDRLHWKNGARCAVMLTFDLDGDTTWKNGNAHYEGGDKFLKARSVGLYGPNRGAHAILDLLKKYGVPGTFFVPGKVAEDNPGLIRRIDAEGHEIGQHGYTHEMFFNYGRERQIEIIEKCQNIFCDLIGKPARGFRTPSGDWSLDTPRLLYERGVDYSSSMRGNDRPYHTAIDGEKTDFIEIPTRWELDDYVATAYNYFPAEPDGQDRISGYDLVYDNFSREFDGYYEYGLCFVSMIHPQVTGTPGRLRILEKLIGHIKERGDVWFARGGEVAQWYREHYDREEVLKNV, encoded by the coding sequence ATGGAAGACCGGCTGCATTGGAAAAACGGCGCCCGCTGCGCCGTGATGCTGACGTTCGATCTCGACGGGGACACCACGTGGAAGAACGGCAACGCCCACTACGAAGGCGGCGACAAGTTCCTGAAAGCCCGCTCGGTAGGGCTTTACGGCCCCAACCGCGGCGCTCACGCCATCCTCGACCTGCTGAAAAAATACGGCGTCCCCGGCACCTTCTTCGTGCCCGGCAAGGTCGCCGAGGACAACCCCGGGCTGATCCGCCGCATCGACGCCGAAGGGCACGAGATCGGCCAGCACGGCTACACGCACGAAATGTTCTTCAACTACGGCCGCGAGCGGCAGATTGAGATCATAGAAAAATGCCAGAACATCTTCTGCGACCTGATCGGCAAGCCCGCCCGCGGCTTTCGCACCCCGTCCGGCGACTGGTCGCTGGACACGCCGCGCCTGCTGTACGAGCGCGGCGTCGACTACAGCAGCTCGATGCGCGGCAACGACCGCCCCTATCACACCGCGATCGACGGCGAAAAGACCGACTTCATCGAAATCCCCACGCGCTGGGAACTGGACGATTACGTCGCCACCGCTTACAATTACTTCCCCGCCGAGCCCGACGGCCAGGACCGCATCTCCGGCTACGACCTCGTTTACGACAATTTCTCGCGCGAGTTCGACGGCTATTACGAATACGGCCTGTGCTTCGTCAGCATGATCCATCCGCAGGTCACCGGCACTCCCGGCCGCCTGCGCATCCTCGAAAAGCTGATCGGACACATCAAAGAACGCGGCGACGTCTGGTTCGCGCGCGGCGGCGAGGTGGCGCAGTGGTACCGCGAGCATTACGACCGCGAGGAGGTCCTGAAAAATGTCTGA
- a CDS encoding amino acid ABC transporter ATP-binding protein, with product MIEIKDLKKQFGSLEVLRGVNLKIDDGEVVSVIGPSGSGKSTLLRCINLLETPTSGQVVIDGLDITQRGVDIQKVRENVGMVFQHFNLFRNKNVLQNMIYAPMKVRGLPEAQAVEKAMRLLDRVGLADKARAYPSMLSGGQQQRVAIARALAMEPRTLLFDEPTSALDPEMVKEVLDVIRGLVSTGITMAIVTHEMGFAREASDRVCFVDGGVIAEDAAPSEFFSSPKSARARQFLEKVL from the coding sequence GTGATCGAAATTAAGGATCTGAAAAAACAATTCGGCTCCCTCGAGGTGCTTCGGGGCGTCAACCTGAAGATCGACGACGGCGAAGTGGTGTCCGTCATCGGCCCCTCCGGCTCGGGCAAGTCGACGCTGCTGCGCTGCATCAACCTGCTCGAGACGCCCACGTCGGGGCAGGTCGTCATCGACGGGCTGGACATCACCCAAAGAGGCGTGGACATCCAGAAAGTGCGCGAGAACGTGGGCATGGTGTTCCAGCACTTCAACCTGTTCCGGAACAAGAACGTGCTCCAGAACATGATCTACGCGCCCATGAAAGTGCGCGGCCTTCCCGAGGCGCAGGCCGTCGAAAAGGCCATGCGGCTGCTCGATCGCGTCGGTCTGGCCGACAAGGCCCGCGCCTATCCTTCCATGCTTTCCGGCGGACAGCAGCAGCGCGTCGCCATCGCCCGCGCCCTGGCCATGGAGCCGCGCACGTTGCTTTTCGACGAACCGACCTCGGCGCTCGATCCCGAGATGGTCAAGGAAGTGCTCGACGTGATCCGCGGCCTGGTTTCCACCGGCATCACCATGGCGATCGTCACCCACGAGATGGGCTTCGCCCGCGAGGCTTCCGACCGCGTCTGCTTCGTCGACGGGGGCGTGATCGCCGAAGACGCCGCGCCGTCGGAGTTCTTCTCGTCGCCGAAGTCGGCGCGCGCCCGGCAGTTTTTGGAAAAAGTGCTTTAG
- a CDS encoding amino acid ABC transporter permease has protein sequence MRKSLFGRKRAPLLALAAVLALAGLAWAAPAPARRFALHFERIWPYYKVFYNGMINSLEVTFMSVIMGSICGTVLALLKVSRLGPLSWFATAYTSVFRGTPLMVQLFLVYFATPQLFDYQIPAFNAVVLTFGLNSAAYVSEILRGGIQSIDVGQREAAMALGVPYRAMMFDIVIPQALRTVLPSLVNELIALLKDTSIVATIGMLDMMRAAQTAMNSTYLAFEPFIVVAGMYYVLVMIFTAVASRLERRLHKSDRN, from the coding sequence ATGAGAAAATCGCTTTTTGGCCGCAAAAGAGCGCCGCTGCTGGCCCTCGCGGCCGTGCTGGCTCTGGCGGGGCTGGCCTGGGCCGCGCCAGCCCCGGCGCGCCGGTTCGCGCTGCATTTCGAACGCATCTGGCCCTATTACAAAGTCTTTTACAACGGCATGATCAATTCGCTCGAGGTGACCTTCATGTCCGTGATCATGGGCTCGATCTGCGGCACTGTGCTGGCGCTGCTCAAAGTCTCGCGCCTTGGGCCGCTGTCGTGGTTCGCCACGGCCTACACCTCGGTGTTCCGCGGCACGCCGCTGATGGTGCAACTGTTCCTCGTCTATTTTGCCACGCCCCAGCTCTTCGATTATCAGATCCCGGCCTTCAACGCCGTGGTGCTGACCTTCGGGCTCAACTCCGCCGCCTACGTGTCCGAGATCCTGCGCGGCGGCATCCAGTCCATCGACGTCGGCCAGCGCGAGGCCGCCATGGCCCTGGGCGTGCCCTACCGCGCCATGATGTTCGACATCGTCATCCCTCAGGCGCTGCGCACCGTGCTGCCGTCGCTGGTCAACGAGCTCATCGCCCTGCTCAAGGACACCTCCATCGTCGCCACCATCGGCATGCTCGACATGATGCGCGCCGCCCAGACCGCCATGAACTCCACCTATCTGGCTTTCGAGCCGTTCATCGTCGTCGCCGGCATGTACTACGTGCTCGTGATGATCTTCACGGCCGTCGCCTCGCGCCTGGAGAGGAGGCTGCACAAAAGTGATCGAAATTAA
- a CDS encoding transporter substrate-binding domain-containing protein, which translates to MKFSVKKFAAGVAAAMLCAASALAAKPLEGQKLKMAVSPTFPPFEFERLDEQGNARIVGYDIDMVDAIAAELGFTYELVHTNFKGLMGELASHRVDFVVSGMSPTEERRKTVDFSVPYYYCQTSIIQHKGANIKTVADLKGKRIAASFGTQYADFAEAAGAVVAAMDSSTYSMQELLAGRADGVVQDAASASIRVKQHPGLEYFVLPQDELDKVQGGNVSDCFAAVFPKGSKLEPLFTGQIEKMQADGTMKAIYEKWIGPWPYGDAAAKPLQGEHYKLAINATFAPFEFAQVNDTGESVITGFDIDVLDAIAAALGFTYEIKDMNFSGLIGELHSGRADFVISGLSDTEERRKSVDFSVPYYFCKTAIVSPAAAPLKNMAEMKGKKIATVFGTEYAKVVEASGSIPTLLDNSTMVTQELLNGRVDGAVMDASQAKTKCEQNGGYVYHVIPNEDLESAHYVSGAYSIAFRKGSGLIPLFNEQIGKMFASGRMNELIVKWMGEEFVK; encoded by the coding sequence ATGAAATTCAGCGTCAAAAAATTTGCCGCCGGCGTTGCGGCGGCCATGCTGTGCGCCGCGTCGGCCTTGGCGGCCAAGCCGCTCGAAGGGCAAAAGCTGAAGATGGCGGTCAGCCCCACGTTCCCGCCTTTCGAGTTCGAGCGGCTCGACGAGCAGGGCAACGCCCGCATCGTCGGCTACGACATCGACATGGTGGACGCGATCGCCGCGGAGCTCGGCTTTACCTACGAGCTGGTGCACACCAACTTCAAGGGGCTGATGGGCGAGCTGGCCAGTCATCGCGTCGACTTCGTCGTTTCCGGCATGTCGCCCACCGAAGAGCGCAGGAAGACGGTCGACTTTTCCGTGCCCTACTATTATTGCCAGACTTCGATCATCCAGCACAAGGGAGCCAACATCAAGACCGTGGCGGACCTAAAGGGCAAGCGGATCGCCGCTTCCTTCGGCACGCAGTACGCCGACTTCGCCGAAGCGGCCGGGGCCGTCGTCGCCGCGATGGACAGCAGCACGTACAGCATGCAGGAGCTCCTGGCCGGCCGCGCCGACGGCGTGGTGCAGGACGCCGCTTCCGCTTCCATCCGCGTCAAGCAGCATCCCGGGCTCGAATACTTCGTGCTGCCGCAGGACGAACTCGACAAGGTGCAGGGCGGCAACGTCTCCGACTGTTTTGCCGCCGTGTTCCCCAAGGGCTCGAAACTGGAACCGCTGTTCACCGGGCAGATCGAGAAGATGCAGGCCGACGGCACGATGAAGGCCATTTACGAGAAGTGGATAGGCCCATGGCCCTACGGCGACGCGGCGGCCAAGCCGCTTCAGGGCGAGCATTACAAGCTGGCGATCAACGCCACCTTCGCGCCGTTCGAGTTCGCTCAGGTGAACGACACAGGCGAGAGCGTCATCACCGGTTTCGACATCGACGTGCTCGACGCCATCGCCGCGGCGCTCGGCTTTACCTACGAGATCAAGGACATGAACTTCTCCGGCCTGATCGGCGAGCTGCACAGCGGCCGCGCCGACTTCGTCATCTCCGGCCTGTCGGACACGGAAGAGCGCCGCAAGAGCGTCGATTTCTCCGTTCCCTATTATTTCTGCAAGACCGCCATCGTCTCGCCGGCCGCCGCGCCGCTGAAAAACATGGCGGAGATGAAGGGCAAAAAGATCGCCACCGTGTTCGGCACCGAGTACGCCAAGGTGGTCGAGGCTTCCGGCTCAATTCCCACGCTGCTCGACAACAGCACCATGGTCACTCAGGAACTGCTGAACGGGCGCGTCGACGGCGCCGTCATGGACGCCTCGCAGGCCAAGACGAAGTGCGAGCAGAACGGGGGCTACGTGTATCACGTCATCCCCAACGAAGACCTCGAAAGCGCGCATTACGTTTCCGGAGCGTATTCCATCGCCTTCCGGAAAGGTTCCGGGCTGATCCCCCTGTTCAACGAACAGATCGGGAAGATGTTCGCCAGCGGGCGGATGAACGAGCTGATCGTCAAGTGGATGGGCGAGGAGTTCGTCAAGTAA
- a CDS encoding aspartate/glutamate racemase family protein, with amino-acid sequence MKICVVNPDSGLDAAGLKLRVERLRPFARPDTEIVMICPRKNNLCVDSCLDAALDAPEIAEMALRAQADGADAVCLYCFSDPGFDACRELLHVPVVGGAQAAVLLASQLALGFSVLTTSARRIPQKKNFLRALGADPARIASVRGVELPPGASRERSEIIEILEACGRRCVEEDGADAVILGCLGFAGMGAELTERLGVPVIDPAAALIATAESLVVQGLSHSKRSWPDPPAARRFWGAGTVEN; translated from the coding sequence ATGAAGATCTGCGTCGTCAATCCCGACAGCGGCCTCGACGCGGCGGGGCTGAAGCTGAGGGTCGAGCGGCTGCGCCCCTTCGCCCGCCCCGATACGGAGATCGTCATGATCTGCCCGCGCAAGAACAACCTCTGCGTCGATTCGTGCCTCGACGCGGCGCTGGACGCGCCGGAGATCGCGGAGATGGCGCTGCGGGCGCAGGCGGACGGCGCCGACGCGGTGTGCCTGTACTGTTTCAGCGATCCCGGCTTCGACGCCTGCCGGGAACTTCTTCACGTCCCCGTCGTCGGCGGCGCGCAGGCCGCGGTGCTGCTGGCCAGCCAGCTGGCCCTCGGCTTTTCGGTGCTGACCACGTCGGCGCGGCGCATCCCGCAGAAAAAAAACTTTCTCCGCGCGCTGGGCGCCGATCCCGCCAGGATCGCGAGCGTGCGCGGCGTCGAACTGCCGCCGGGCGCCTCGCGGGAACGGAGCGAAATCATTGAAATTCTCGAAGCGTGCGGACGGCGGTGCGTCGAAGAGGACGGTGCCGACGCCGTGATCCTCGGCTGTCTCGGTTTCGCCGGCATGGGCGCGGAACTGACGGAACGGCTCGGCGTGCCGGTGATCGATCCCGCCGCCGCGCTGATCGCCACGGCCGAATCTTTGGTCGTTCAGGGGCTGAGCCACAGCAAGCGGAGCTGGCCCGATCCACCGGCGGCGCGGCGCTTCTGGGGCGCGGGAACCGTCGAAAATTGA
- the argH gene encoding argininosuccinate lyase — protein sequence MNLWGGRFQGAEDELMKAFDNSLPLGKRYWKEDIEGSLAHAAMLGACGIITKEDAEAIRKGLKEILRDIESGALAIGDEGYEDIHSFVELNLTERIGEAGKKLHTARSRNDQVAVDSKLFAKNAAARVEEKLDKLCGALKATADANPWLMPGYTHLQRAQAVTFKHTLMAFERMFQRDRKRLRNAVEIMMEDCPLGCGALAGTTHPIDRGMTAAALGFQKPCDNFLDGVSDRDYFCELLGVFAIILMHLSRLSESIILWCSQEFHFVTLSDAYSTGSSIMPQKKNPDSAELIRGSAGLVYGSLMAMLTEMKGLPLAYNKDMQLDKRAFLPALDDTLMCLEIMSGLVATMTVHPEAMKKALHDGFLNATELADYLVKRGVPFRDAHAIVGAAVLLCEKKGCAIEDLPLEELQKLSPAIGADVYGQLDYENTIKLGVKSLML from the coding sequence ATGAATTTATGGGGAGGACGCTTTCAAGGCGCCGAAGACGAACTGATGAAGGCCTTCGACAATTCGCTGCCGCTGGGCAAGCGTTACTGGAAGGAGGACATCGAAGGCAGCCTCGCGCACGCGGCCATGCTCGGCGCCTGCGGGATCATCACGAAGGAAGACGCCGAGGCGATCCGGAAAGGGCTGAAAGAGATCTTGCGCGACATCGAAAGCGGCGCGCTCGCGATCGGCGACGAGGGCTACGAGGACATTCACAGCTTTGTGGAGCTGAACCTGACGGAGCGCATCGGCGAGGCGGGCAAAAAGCTCCACACGGCGCGCAGCCGCAACGACCAGGTGGCCGTGGATTCGAAGCTCTTCGCCAAGAACGCCGCCGCGCGGGTGGAGGAAAAACTGGACAAACTGTGCGGCGCGCTCAAAGCCACGGCCGACGCCAATCCATGGCTGATGCCCGGCTACACGCACCTGCAGCGCGCGCAGGCCGTCACCTTCAAACATACGCTGATGGCCTTCGAGCGCATGTTCCAGCGCGACCGCAAACGCCTGCGCAACGCCGTGGAGATCATGATGGAGGACTGCCCGCTGGGCTGCGGCGCGCTGGCGGGGACCACGCATCCCATCGACCGCGGCATGACCGCCGCGGCGCTGGGGTTCCAAAAGCCCTGCGACAATTTTCTCGACGGCGTCAGCGACCGCGACTATTTCTGCGAGCTGCTCGGCGTCTTTGCGATAATTCTCATGCATCTCAGCCGCCTGAGCGAATCGATCATCCTCTGGTGTTCGCAGGAATTCCATTTCGTCACGCTCAGCGACGCCTATTCCACGGGCAGCAGCATCATGCCCCAGAAGAAGAACCCCGACAGCGCCGAACTGATCCGCGGCAGCGCGGGGCTGGTCTACGGCTCGCTGATGGCGATGCTGACGGAGATGAAGGGGCTGCCGCTGGCCTACAACAAGGACATGCAGCTCGACAAGCGGGCCTTTCTGCCGGCGCTGGACGACACGCTGATGTGCCTCGAGATCATGAGCGGCCTCGTCGCCACGATGACAGTCCACCCCGAGGCGATGAAAAAAGCGCTTCACGACGGTTTTCTCAACGCCACCGAGCTGGCCGACTACCTTGTCAAACGCGGCGTGCCCTTCCGCGACGCGCATGCCATCGTCGGCGCGGCGGTGCTGCTGTGCGAGAAAAAAGGCTGCGCGATCGAGGACCTGCCGCTGGAGGAGCTGCAAAAACTCAGCCCCGCGATCGGCGCGGACGTGTACGGCCAGCTGGATTACGAAAACACGATCAAGCTGGGCGTCAAGAGCCTGATGCTATGA
- a CDS encoding serine dehydratase subunit alpha family protein, which translates to MFTVTEFLHQEVKPALGCTEPGAVALAVAKACEQLSAPAERLDVIVSDNIFKNGIAVGVPGTNGARGNEIAAALAVFCGHSAYNLEVLKDATDEDLDNAKEFIAEGRLKLTASGQGGVYVKAMASHGDETGVAVIEQAHGNITLVKKNGKVVFQAVPHCDETVSAAAASSVSIPDQVKMMNFEELVALAGQLSPEDIDYVWQGVNMNLRIADYGFENDVGLGLGRTVRAAAGNNYENDLAAQVKAVSAAASDARMDGVSLPVMSSAGSGNHGITAILPVYVVGTAKHKSREEIARAVAYSHLATSFVKSRMGRLSPVCGCAVAAGAGAAAGIVNVMGGTDAQAKKAMELVLGNITGMLCDGAKESCALKVGTGATEAFYAAQIALSGGGMTVSQGVVDVNSFTRTAENAARLNREGMKDVDHTIIDIITHR; encoded by the coding sequence ATGTTTACAGTCACCGAGTTCCTGCATCAGGAAGTCAAACCGGCGCTGGGCTGTACCGAACCGGGGGCCGTGGCGCTGGCCGTGGCCAAGGCGTGCGAGCAGCTGAGCGCTCCGGCTGAGCGTTTGGACGTGATCGTCAGCGACAACATCTTCAAAAACGGCATCGCCGTCGGCGTCCCCGGCACTAACGGCGCTCGCGGCAACGAAATCGCCGCGGCGCTGGCTGTGTTCTGCGGCCATAGTGCCTACAATCTTGAAGTGCTCAAGGATGCAACCGACGAAGACCTGGATAACGCCAAAGAGTTTATTGCCGAAGGGCGGCTGAAATTGACGGCCAGCGGGCAAGGCGGCGTCTACGTGAAAGCCATGGCCTCCCACGGCGACGAAACCGGCGTCGCCGTGATCGAGCAAGCGCACGGCAACATCACGCTGGTAAAGAAGAATGGAAAGGTCGTCTTTCAGGCGGTACCTCACTGCGACGAAACCGTTTCTGCCGCTGCGGCTTCTTCGGTCTCGATCCCTGACCAGGTAAAGATGATGAATTTCGAGGAGCTCGTCGCGCTTGCCGGGCAGTTGTCGCCTGAAGACATCGATTATGTTTGGCAGGGTGTGAACATGAATTTGCGAATCGCCGATTACGGCTTTGAGAACGACGTCGGCCTTGGCTTGGGGCGGACTGTCAGAGCCGCAGCCGGGAACAATTACGAGAACGACCTGGCCGCCCAGGTAAAAGCCGTTTCCGCGGCGGCTTCCGACGCGCGCATGGACGGCGTGTCGCTGCCCGTCATGAGCAGCGCCGGCAGCGGCAACCACGGCATCACTGCGATCCTTCCCGTTTACGTCGTCGGCACGGCGAAGCACAAGTCCCGTGAGGAAATTGCCCGCGCGGTGGCATACAGCCATCTGGCGACGAGTTTCGTCAAGAGCCGCATGGGACGTCTGAGTCCCGTCTGCGGCTGCGCCGTGGCGGCCGGAGCCGGAGCGGCGGCCGGCATCGTCAACGTCATGGGCGGTACGGACGCTCAGGCCAAGAAAGCCATGGAACTCGTGCTCGGCAACATCACCGGCATGCTCTGCGACGGCGCCAAAGAATCGTGCGCGCTCAAAGTGGGCACCGGTGCGACCGAAGCGTTTTACGCCGCGCAGATCGCCTTGTCCGGCGGCGGCATGACCGTGTCGCAGGGCGTCGTCGACGTGAACAGCTTCACCCGCACCGCCGAGAACGCGGCGAGATTGAACCGCGAAGGCATGAAGGACGTCGATCACACCATCATCGACATCATCACGCACCGTTAG
- a CDS encoding ComF family protein produces the protein MNWAPVVELLGHLLMPESCPVCGKLASPLCPECLGKISAPEPPLPHCLRCGGASPCERHGRRYEARALTLHKGEARELLLTVKYGGSGVAAQKMGAALARLVGENERQSGWAIVPIPPHPRACFFPRGDSHLQWMARGLAGALGAPVRECLRWKEKRTPQKQQPDSQSRRAMPEDSFVCAGAAPEQALLLDDVSTTGTTLLRAAQCLYAAGAKEVLSLCWSVASKR, from the coding sequence ATGAACTGGGCTCCTGTCGTCGAACTGCTGGGCCATCTGCTGATGCCGGAAAGCTGCCCCGTCTGCGGAAAGCTGGCCTCCCCGCTCTGCCCCGAATGCCTGGGGAAAATTTCCGCCCCCGAGCCGCCCCTGCCGCACTGCCTGCGCTGCGGCGGCGCTTCGCCCTGTGAACGCCACGGTCGCCGCTATGAAGCGCGCGCCCTGACGCTGCACAAAGGCGAAGCGCGCGAGCTGCTGCTGACAGTCAAGTACGGCGGCTCCGGCGTGGCGGCGCAAAAAATGGGGGCCGCGTTGGCCCGGCTGGTCGGCGAAAATGAGCGTCAGAGCGGATGGGCCATCGTCCCCATTCCGCCGCATCCGCGCGCATGTTTTTTCCCGCGCGGCGACAGCCACCTGCAGTGGATGGCCCGCGGCCTTGCCGGCGCCCTCGGCGCTCCCGTGCGGGAGTGCCTGCGCTGGAAGGAAAAACGCACGCCGCAGAAACAGCAGCCCGATTCGCAGTCGCGCCGCGCCATGCCCGAAGACAGCTTCGTCTGCGCCGGCGCGGCGCCGGAACAAGCGTTGCTGCTCGACGACGTCAGCACCACCGGCACCACGCTGCTGCGCGCCGCCCAATGCCTCTACGCCGCCGGCGCGAAAGAAGTGCTCAGCCTGTGCTGGAGCGTCGCGTCGAAAAGATGA
- a CDS encoding DUF3084 domain-containing protein — protein sequence MEESLWELLTEVNWKMIALTLLAGGVLSIIGDRVGMRFAKRRVTLFNLRPKYTSSILTACTGMLISLCVIAILAVVSESVRTSLFSMQFIQRQIVDLTRQLQDSRNEQQVSSLLIVEAQQQLTSKEKELDDLQARADALRKTTEEMQAERDRLTQERATLEEDVNRIRTTLGKLQEGRIVAFSDERLGQEVIPEGVTTEAEARRYLDRLNERVRFEVARRSDAVPASISLEEDPESLRNAMQRILAYDSRKVVRAMVPQNIAAGETVRLVYRVYESSLVFRKEETLITRVLRFKPSAEQAETMLSYMLRELNRMATSSGILNDPLTGMVGGIPANDFYDGVERLAAAKAPLRATLLAARDIYSEGPVSVKIVVEQNVSVDNLDPLDEDLPDLAVAAERGNPSALAKTTARK from the coding sequence ATGGAAGAAAGCCTGTGGGAACTGCTCACTGAAGTCAACTGGAAGATGATCGCGCTGACGCTCCTGGCCGGCGGCGTCCTGTCGATCATCGGCGACCGCGTCGGCATGAGATTCGCCAAGCGCCGCGTGACGCTGTTCAATCTGCGTCCGAAATACACCTCGTCGATCCTGACCGCCTGCACGGGCATGCTGATTTCGCTGTGCGTCATCGCCATTCTGGCCGTCGTCTCCGAATCGGTGCGCACCAGCCTGTTTTCCATGCAGTTCATCCAACGCCAGATCGTGGACCTGACGCGGCAGCTGCAGGACAGCCGCAACGAGCAGCAAGTTTCTTCGCTGCTGATCGTCGAGGCGCAGCAGCAGCTCACCAGCAAGGAAAAAGAGCTGGACGACCTGCAGGCTCGGGCCGACGCGCTGCGCAAGACCACGGAAGAGATGCAGGCCGAACGCGACCGCCTCACCCAAGAGCGCGCCACGCTCGAAGAGGACGTGAACCGCATCCGCACGACACTGGGCAAACTTCAGGAGGGACGTATCGTCGCGTTCTCCGACGAGCGCCTCGGGCAAGAAGTGATTCCCGAAGGCGTCACGACCGAAGCGGAAGCCCGCAGGTACCTGGACCGCCTCAACGAGCGCGTGCGCTTCGAAGTGGCCCGCCGTTCCGACGCCGTGCCCGCCTCGATCTCACTCGAAGAGGATCCCGAGTCGTTGCGGAACGCCATGCAACGTATCCTCGCCTACGACAGCCGCAAAGTCGTGCGCGCCATGGTGCCGCAGAACATCGCCGCCGGCGAGACGGTGCGCCTCGTCTACCGCGTTTACGAGAGTTCGCTGGTTTTCCGCAAGGAAGAAACGCTGATCACCCGCGTGCTGCGCTTCAAACCGAGCGCCGAGCAGGCCGAGACCATGCTCAGCTACATGTTGCGCGAGCTGAACCGCATGGCCACCTCCAGCGGCATCCTCAACGATCCGCTCACCGGCATGGTCGGCGGCATCCCCGCCAACGACTTTTACGACGGCGTCGAGCGCCTCGCCGCCGCGAAGGCGCCGCTGCGCGCTACCCTGCTGGCCGCTCGTGACATCTACAGCGAAGGGCCCGTGAGCGTGAAAATCGTCGTGGAACAGAACGTGAGCGTTGACAATCTCGATCCACTGGACGAAGATCTGCCCGATCTTGCCGTCGCCGCGGAGCGGGGAAATCCTTCCGCGCTGGCGAAGACGACGGCCCGGAAATGA
- a CDS encoding YkgJ family cysteine cluster protein, with the protein MTSQDIEGIISGPRRTAQELPWWACGGLRFGCLGCGRCCRGASGGIFMRPCEERCIAAALCLTAEQLRSRFETSRWRFPSLKETGCGRCVMNGDDGRCRVYACRPVECRTWPFWPELLESPQAWQAAARRCPGMDSGPLWSPRRIAVVLAAHEDYVKKLSREWGKEVR; encoded by the coding sequence ATGACCTCGCAGGATATTGAAGGGATCATTTCAGGCCCCCGCAGAACCGCTCAGGAACTTCCCTGGTGGGCCTGCGGGGGCCTTCGTTTCGGCTGTCTGGGCTGCGGCCGCTGCTGCCGCGGCGCTTCCGGCGGGATCTTCATGCGCCCCTGCGAGGAACGGTGCATTGCCGCGGCGTTGTGCCTGACGGCGGAGCAACTGCGGTCGCGCTTCGAGACGTCGCGCTGGCGCTTCCCAAGCCTGAAAGAGACGGGCTGCGGCCGCTGCGTCATGAACGGCGACGACGGACGCTGCCGCGTTTACGCTTGTCGTCCCGTCGAGTGCCGCACCTGGCCGTTCTGGCCGGAGCTGCTCGAATCGCCGCAGGCCTGGCAGGCGGCGGCGCGCCGCTGCCCCGGCATGGATTCCGGGCCGCTGTGGAGCCCGCGACGCATCGCCGTCGTGCTGGCGGCTCACGAAGATTACGTGAAGAAACTCTCCCGCGAATGGGGAAAGGAGGTCCGCTGA